From Rhododendron vialii isolate Sample 1 chromosome 10a, ASM3025357v1, the proteins below share one genomic window:
- the LOC131302866 gene encoding uncharacterized protein LOC131302866 → MVGCTRRGGDPTSKHDNPNVRGIGRGRGGSISALPGIVIRERDANNQDNGGGQRPVTNGKGKEVVIDKTKGKQPIVKFEGTGQSQPVITSIAPRVGLPLPLGWRRSTRIGNVLFWSQPAGSFAAFCGSGSTTASATMPSIGHRQLAQEEASTQGSTQKSNT, encoded by the exons ATGGTGGGATGCACAAGAAGAGGTGGTGACCCTACCTCAAAGCATGACAATCCTAATGTTCGAGGTataggaagaggaagaggtggaAGCATTTCTGCACTTCCTGGTATAGTCATTAGAGAAAGAGATGCAAATAATCAAGACAATGGTGGAGGACAAAGACCTGTAACCAATGGAAAGGGTAAAGAAGTAGTTATtgataaaacaaaagggaaacaaCCAATCGTAAAGTTTGAAGGTACAGGTCAGAGTCAACCAGTGATAACATCTATAGCCCCAAGGGTTGGTTTGCCATTACCACTG GGATGGAGGAGATCTACAAGGATAGGGAATGTCCTTTTTTGGAGTCAACCAGCAGGGTCATTTGCAGCATTTTGTGGGAGTGGTAGTACCACTGCTAGCGCAACAATGCCAAGCATTGGTCATAGACAATTAGCCCAAGAAGAAGCATCAACCCAAGGCAGTACCCAAAAATCTAACACTTAA
- the LOC131303322 gene encoding uncharacterized protein LOC131303322 — MAAGQENVKHLEDCSVSNALGTWVFSVAGALLAIPVGIKRKSLAPLVFFGTTGTMLDIIIGISQCEREHAERQLKLLEEKDAAVADALTETGDES, encoded by the exons ATGGCAGCAGGCCAAGAGAATGTGAAACACCTTGAAGACTGCTCAGTTTCCAA TGCTCTGGGCACATGGGTATTTTCCGTAGCCGGTGCTTTGCTGGCAATACCGGTGGGAATAAAGAGGAAATCATTGGCGCCGCTTGTGTTCTTTGGAACAACTGGTACGATGCTTGACATAATCATAGGAATTAGCCAATGCGAAAGGGAACATGCAGAGCGCCAGCTGAAGCTTCTAGAAGAAAAAGATGCCGCAGTTGCCGATGCTTTGACGGAGACAGGAGATGAGTCTTGA
- the LOC131302867 gene encoding receptor-like protein EIX2 — MAQYEFHMLGFLLFIQIIDKDCSDLLQIDNVWFWHLSKEISKFTTFYKDLSGSPAIDRHFLSFRQLKDDVEASGSFPDLSVFPSLQTLDLENNQLNGTIDRSIGQLHKLRVFSCAFNLLNGTSSDRSTLLQSLNSDWVPPFQLDVIKFSSCKLGPRFPKWLQTRKKFYKLDISSAGIVGNIPSWFWDLSPGLDYLNVSHNQLNGFLPDLSLKFHGSGIDLSNNLLTGPIPLVPSNVSSLNLSKNKFGGSLAFLCAISGEFFTYLDLSNNHRESFHIPVLAGAVEEGQRQNPLNLNLPNGVLGWGPAHNSKALMLLHILEILNLICGVPLTKKCPGEEKPAESPNAAHPKDKSIQEDADRSITQGFYASMGLGFFFGFWGVSGTTLFNSQSRHAYFKFLNHIIDWIYVTTSLNWAGLQRRL; from the exons ATGGCACAGTATGAATTCCACATGCTCGGTTTCTTACTATTTATACAGATAATTGATAAGGATTGCTCTGATTTGCTGCAGATAGATAATGTTTGGTTCTGGCACCTTTCCAAGGAGATATCTAAATTCACTACATTTTATAAGGACCTCTCTGGTTCTCCTGCTAT AGATAGACACTTCCTTTCCTTTCGACAATTAAAGGATGATGTTGAAGCTTCTG GGTCATTCCCCGATCTTTCAGTGTTTCCATCATTGCAAACCTTAGATCTGGAAAACAATCAGTTGAATGGGACTATAGACAGAAGTATTGGACAGCTTCACAAGCTTAGGGTTTTCAGCTGTGCTTTCAACTTATTAAATGGCACAAGCTCTGATCGAAGCACACTTCTCCAATCTCTCAA TTCTGATTGGGTTCCCCCTTTTCAACTTGATGTTATAAAGTTTTCGTCTTGCAAGTTGGGTCCTCGTTTCCCAAAGTGGCTTCAAACTCGAAAGAAATTTTATAAGCTTGATATCTCTAGTGCTGGGATTGTAGGTAATATTCCCAGTTGGTTCTGGGATCTATCCCCAGGATTAGATTATCTAAATGTCTCTCACAACCAGCTTAACGGCTTTTTGCCTGATCTATCTTTGAAGTTTCACGGTTCAGGAATAGATTTAAGTAACAATCTTCTTACAGGTCCCATACCACTAGTTCCTTCTAATGTATCATCCTTGAATCTCTCCAAGAATAAGTTTGGAGGCTCACTCGCTTTCTTATGCGCAATTAGTGGAGAGTTTTTCACCTATCTTGACCTCTCAAATAACCATCGGGAGAGCTTCCATATT CCGGTCTTAGCTGGTGCTGTGGAAGAGGGCCAAAGACAAAACCCTCTCAATTTGAACTTGCCAAACGGCGTGTTGGGCTGGGGCCCAG CACACAACTCCAAAGCTTTGATGCTTCTGCATATTCTGGAAATTCTGAACTTAATTTGTGGGGTTCCACTTACCAAAAAGTGCCCAGGAGAAGAAAAACCAGCAGAATCTCCCAATGCTGCTCATCCCAAAGACAAAAGCATTCAAGAGGATGCGGATAGGTCTATTACTCAAGGATTTTATGCTAGCATGGGGCTTGGTTTCTTCTTCGGATTTTGGGGAGTTTCTGGCACTACCCTTTTCAATAGTCAGTCTAGACATGCCTATTTTAAGTTCTTGAACCACATAATAGATTGGATCTATGTGACCACATCATTGAACTGGGCTGGATTACAAAGGAGGCTTTAG
- the LOC131302868 gene encoding receptor-like protein EIX2: MGKSSLQLLCVFLLVALPYLNLALSSGSGVGDAGIIRCIERERQALLKFKEALLDDEGRLSSWGSTKDCCEWKGVQCSNHNTTTSHVTMLGVHFLGGKVSPSVVELHHLRYLDLSFNYLSGPIPHQFSNLSNLRHLDLSNNNRLNSKNLEWLSHLSLLSHLDLSGVELSKATGWVHSISNLPLLKELHLSKCSLPDITHFSSFRFNSSVSLSVVDLSSNGLSSSIFNWLFNLSSSNLAYIDLGGNELNGSIPDAFGDMVSLTNLSLHGNQLEGGLPKSFANSSHLQSLDLSGNHLTEELHEFLQKLSGAKKSLESLVLSDNRLKGPLPDFTRFSLLRRLILNNNLLSGPFPKNIGNLPSLVDLYLSGNQITGSFPDLSVFPSLESLYLQNNQLNGTIDRSIGQLHKLISLYCGFNSLKGTISEAHFSNLSRLSELDFSYNALTFNVSSDWVPPFQLDVIKLSSCKLGPRFPEWLQIQNKYSVLDMSSNGIAGNAPSLFEKIISGLSYLNLSHNQISGILPDLSVKFPGATGIDLSNNLLTGSIPLIPSYILVSLNLSKNKFGGSLSFLCTIDAAKFLTYLDLSNNRLLGELPYCLSNFKELSVISLAYNNLYGEIPSSIGSLSQIEILNLCGNNLSGEVPYSLKRCTKLSIIDLRGNRFTGIVPAWLGTHLTSLLVLILRFNEFKGSIPQQICHLNRIQILDFSHNHLSESIPPCFSNLTALVESKNSNATTSFEYITNLGAYYGTGTYLANAFVQWKGQDLEYGKNLGLLKTIDLSSNSLSGNIPEQVWSLAGLHSLNLSRNTLTGKIVKEIGQMEMLESLDLSTNRLSGEIPGSLAHLNFLSVLNLSSNNLSGKIPLSTQLQSFNDSAYSGNPNLCGLPLPNKCLGDPPITPQPKDKSIQEDDDRSITQGFYVSVGLGFFFGFWGVFGTILFNSRSRHVFFMFLNHITNWVYVTIALNWARLQRRL, encoded by the coding sequence ATGGGCAAAAGCTCTCTTCAACTTCTCTGCGTTTTTCTCCTTGTGGCATTACCATACTTGAACCTTGCACTCTCCTCAGGATCAGGAGTTGGAGATGCTGGAATAATCAGGTgcatagagagggagagacaagCTCTCCTCAAGTTCAAAGAAGCTCTTCTCGACGATGAAGGTCGTCTCTCTTCTTGGGGGAGTACTAAAGACTGTTGCGAATGGAAAGGGGTCCAATGCAGCAACCACAATACTACTACGAGTCACGTCACCATGCTCGGAGTCCACTTTCTGGGGGGTAAGGTTAGCCCTTCAGTGGTTGAACTACATCATTTGAGGTACTTGGACCTAAGTTTCAATTATCTGTCTGGCCCAATTCCTCATCAGTTCAGCAACCTTTCCAACTTGAGGCATCTTGATCTCAGCAACAATAATAGGCTAAATAGCAAAAACCTTGAGTGGCTTTCTCATCTTTCTTTGCTAAGTCACCTCGACCTTTCTGGGGTTGAACTCAGTAAAGCAACTGGTTGGGTTCATTCTATAAGTAATCTCCCTCTCCTCAAAGAGTTGCACTTGTCCAAATGTTCCCTTCCTGATATCACTCATTTTTCCTCGTTCCGTTTTAATTCTTCGGTGTCCTTATCCGTAGTTGATCTTTCAAGCAATGGTCTGTCTTCTTCGATATTTAATTGGTTGTTCAACTTGAGTAGCAGCAACCTTGCTTATATTGACCTAGGAGGTAACGAGTTAAATGGTTCCATTCCAGATGCCTTCGGAGACATGGTTTCCCTCACAAACCTCAGTCTCCATGGCAATCAACTTGAAGGTGGCCTTCCGAAATCCTTTGCGAATTCAAGTCATTTGCAATCTTTGGATCTGTCAGGTAATCACTTAACAGAAGAGCTTCACGAGTTTCTCCAAAAGTTGTCTGGGGCAAAGAAATCATTAGAGAGTTTGGTTTTGTCAGACAACCGGCTTAAAGGTCCATTGCCTGATTTCACAAGATTTTCTCTGTTGAGGAGATTGATTCTCAATAATAATCTATTGAGTGGGCCATTCCCAAAAAATATTGGAAACCTTCCGAGTCTTGTTGATCTGTATTTGTCGGGGAATCAAATTACAGGGTCATTCCCCGATCTTTCAGTTTTTCCATCATTGGAAAGCTTATATCTTCAAAACAATCAGTTGAATGGGACAATAGATAGAAGTATTGGACAACTTCACAAGCTTATATCTTTATATTGCGGTTTCAACTCATTAAAAGGCACAATCTCTGAAGCCCACTTCTCTAATCTCTCCCGTTTGTCAGAGTTGGACTTCTCTTATAATGCACTAACTTTTAACGTCAGTTCTGATTGGGTTCCCCCCTTCCAACTTGATGTTATAAAGTTGTCGTCTTGCAAGTTGGGTCCTCGTTTCCCAGAGTGGcttcaaattcaaaacaaatattCTGTGCTTGATATGTCTAGTAACGGAATTGCAGGAAATGCTCCCAGTTTGTTCGAGAAAATAATCTCAGGATTAAGTTATCTAAATCTCTCTCACAACCAGATTAGCGGCATCTTGCCTGATCTATCTGTGAAGTTTCCGGGAGCTACAGGAATAGATTTAAGTAATAACCTTCTTACAGGTTCAATACCACTTATTCCATCCTATATATTAGTATCCTTGAATCTTTCCAAGAATAAGTTCGGAGGCTCGCTTTCTTTCTTATGCACAATTGATGCAGCAAAGTTTTTAACTTATCTTGACCTCTCAAACAACCGACTATTGGGAGAGCTTCCATATTGTTTGTCCAACTTCAAAGAACTATCCGTCATTAGTTTGGCATACAATAATCTCTATGGCGAAATTCCCAGCTCGATCGGCTCGCTAAGTCAAATTGAAATATTGAACTTGTGCGGTAACAATCTATCCGGGGAAGTGCCTTATTCTCTTAAGAGATGCACAAAGCTGAGTATTATTGACCTCAGAGGAAACAGATTCACAGGAATAGTACCAGCATGGTTGGGGACACACCTGACAAGTTTGCTTGTCCTTATACTTCGATTCAATGAGTTTAAGGGAAGCATACCTCAGCAAATATGTCATCTTAACCGCATTCAAATCTTGGACTTCTCCCATAATCATTTATCAGAAAGTATACCACCATGCTTTTCCAATCTCACTGCTCTGGTGGAAAGTAAGAATTCTAATGCCACCACAAGTTTTGAGTACATTACAAATCTTGGCGCTTATTATGGGACAGGCACCTATCTAGCTAATGCATTTGTGCAATGGAAAGGACAAGATCTGGAGTACGGAAAAAATCTGGGACTGCTAAAGACCATTGATCTTTCTAGCAATAGCTTATCCGGAAATATTCCTGAACAAGTTTGGAGTCTTGCAGGTTTGCATTCCTTGAACCTCTCGAGAAACACTTTGACGGGAAAAATCGTCAAAGAGATCGGGCAGATGGAAATGTTGGAATCTCTTGATTTGTCTACGAACAGACTTTCAGGTGAAATTCCTGGAAGCCTTGCTCATCTAaattttttaagtgttttgaaCCTATCAAGTAACAACTTGTCTGGCAAAATCCCATTAAGCACACAACTCCAAAGCTTTAATGATTCTGCATATTCTGGGAATCCTAACCTTTGTGGGCTTCCACTTCCCAACAAGTGCCTTGGAGATCCTCCAATTACTCCCCAACCCAAAGACAAAAGCATTCAAGAAGATGACGATAGGTCCATTACTCAAGGATTTTATGTTAGCGTGGGGCTTGGTTTCTTCTTCGGATTTTGGGGAGTTTTTGGCACTATACTTTTCAATAGTCGGTCTCGACATGTATTTTTCATGTTCCTGAACCACATAACGAATTGGGTCTATGTGACCATTGCATTGAACTGGGCTAGACTACAAAGGAGGCTTTAG